In the Azospirillum humicireducens genome, CGGCGCCCGTCCGGGCGGCCCGAATCCGTGTTGTCCATGCGGTCCAAGGTGTTGCCATGGTGCGGGCGAAGGGACTTGAACCCATACGACCGAAGTCACTGGAACCTAAATCCAGCGCGTCTACCAATTCCGCCACGCCCGCGTTCATGGCAAAGGCAGCCGCGACGGGTGCCGAAACACCCGCCGGACCGCCGGCGAAGTCCGGTCTATAGCACAGCGCGGCGGAAGCAAACAGGCAAATTGGCTCCGTTCAAGAGAGCGGGGTCCGCTCCGTTCGCGTCAGCCGCCCGCCTTGGCCAGCGACCGGACCGCCGATGAGGCGATGATGCGCCCCTCGCCGGTATAGGCCTCATGGTTCGCGTCGATCTCACCCAGCCGGTAACGGTAGTTGATCATCATCCCCAGCGACTGCCTAACCCCCTTGGCCGACCGGTCGGCGAGCCAGTTCAGCCGTTCCATCCGGGCGCCGTTGGTCAGGTGGAAATGCGCCACCGGATCCAACGCGCGGGCGCGGCCATTGCTTTTCGCCTCCTGAACCGCGGTCAGATAATGGGCACACATCCGCATCAGGGGGCCCCGCAGCCGCTTCTGCAACTCCTCATCCTCCGCCCAGCCGGAACGGGACAGCGCACGGGCGAGCAGCGGCGATTCGTCGGCGCCGAGTCCGCCCTCGGTCGACACCTCGGCATCCTCGGCCTGCTCCAACTCGGTCAACCGCTCGGCGATGCGCTCGGCCTCCGTGTTGGTCAGAAGGGCATCGCCGTCTCGCTCTAGCATCCGGTCGAACCAGCGGCGGAAACCGGGGATCGGCGACAGGGTGGCATAGCACTTGATGTTGGGGAACTCGGTCGCCAGCCCGTCCACCACCCGCTTGATCAGGAAATTGCCAAAGCTGATGCCGGCCAGCCCGACCTGGGCGTTGGAGATCGAATAGAAGATGGCGCTGTCGGCGCTCTTGGGATCGCAGACCGGCGCGGTGGGATCGAGCAGCGCCTGCACAGTGTCGGACATGCCCTGGACCAGAGCCACCTCGACGAAGATCAGCGGCTCGTGCGGCATGCGCGGGTGGAAGAAGGCGAAGCAGCGCCGGTCGGAATCGAGCCGGTCCTTCAGATCCTGCCAGCCGCTGATCTCGTGCACCGCCT is a window encoding:
- a CDS encoding malonyl-CoA decarboxylase, which produces MSDAPDTTTLEPVPPSPAAQPNFFDRALDNLRTRWREIAASARGAVGAPPRTHLPREDAERLKEQIEACLESRGGEVSARARAAQLGRTYLALDPQGRRNFLVMLARDFDVDRDAVTEAMATFQAAADPVARGHAERALRRALEPPRLRLLTQFNALPEGVKFLVDLRAELMEMARGEPLLQALEDDLKNLLRAWFDVGFLEMHRITWDSPASLLEKLIKYEAVHEISGWQDLKDRLDSDRRCFAFFHPRMPHEPLIFVEVALVQGMSDTVQALLDPTAPVCDPKSADSAIFYSISNAQVGLAGISFGNFLIKRVVDGLATEFPNIKCYATLSPIPGFRRWFDRMLERDGDALLTNTEAERIAERLTELEQAEDAEVSTEGGLGADESPLLARALSRSGWAEDEELQKRLRGPLMRMCAHYLTAVQEAKSNGRARALDPVAHFHLTNGARMERLNWLADRSAKGVRQSLGMMINYRYRLGEIDANHEAYTGEGRIIASSAVRSLAKAGG